One region of Acropora muricata isolate sample 2 chromosome 13, ASM3666990v1, whole genome shotgun sequence genomic DNA includes:
- the LOC136895920 gene encoding UDP-galactose translocator-like isoform X1, translating into MTSGRKCGHPSVNTNMASTKLGKEGSESRFCSLKYVSLITLTVQNASLILTIRYSRTLPGDMYITTTAVVFAEILKVLASLLILLLQKGSVRDWLHFLYSSIIGQPFDTLKLSIPALIYTVQNNLQYIAISNLDAATFQVTYQLKILTTALFSVFMLSKNLVKLQWVSLVMLFAGVSIVQLQPTNLSLNKTNPSDSEKAQVTQNPFLGLVAVIMSCLCSGFAGVYFEKIVKGSQTSVWLRNIQLGIYGTIIGIAGMYIKDGEKISDKGILFGYSTVVWIVIFMQAFGGLLVAVVVKYADNILKGFATSFAIILSCVVSVYLFSFQLSSQFLFGAGLVILAIFLYGRPQNQDKTGQAKSGATVKV; encoded by the exons ATGACCAGCGGAAGGAAGTGCGGTCACCCATCAGTGAATACAAACATGGCTTCTACGAAGCTGGGGAAAGAGG gttcTGAAAGTAGATTTTGTAGCTTAAAATACGTCAGTCTTATTACCCTGACAGTCCAGAATGCTTCATTGATCCTCACAATCCGCTACTCGCGAACCCTCCCAGGTGACATGTACATTACCACCACTGCAGTTGTGTTCGCAGAAATCTTGAAAGTCTTGGCCAGCCTCTTGATCCTTCTTCTCCAGAAGGGTAGCGTTCGTGATTGGCTTCATTTTCTGTACTCCTCCATCATTGGCCAACCTTTTGATACACTGAAGTTATCCATTCCCGCATTGATTTATACGGTTCAGAATAATCTGCAGTACATTGCCATATCTAACCTGGATGCTGCCACTTTTCAG GTGACCTACCAACTCAAGATTCTTACCACGGCGCTGTTCTCTGTATTTATGCTTAGCAAGAATCTTGTGAAGCTGCAGTGGGTGTCTCTTGTGATGTTGTTTGCTGGTGTCTCtattgttcaacttcaacctaCAAACTTATCGTTGAATAAAACAAACCCATCGGACAGTGAAAAAGCCCAAGTCACCCAAAACCCCTTTCTTGGTTTAGTTGCAGTCATTATGTCCTGTCTTTGTTCAGGATTTGCAG GTGTTTACTTTGAAAAAATCGTAAAAGGCTCGCAGACATCTGTGTGGCTGCGAAACATACAGTTGGGCATTTATGGAACAATCATTGGCATTGCCGGCATGTATATCAAAGATGGTGAGAAGATTTCCGACAAAGGCATCCTGTTTGGATACAGCACTGTGGTATGGATAGTCATTTTCATGCAGGCCTTTGGTGGTCTCCTTGTTGCAGTTGTGGTGAAATATGCTGACAATATCCTCAAGGGCTTTGCCACATCCTTTGCAATTATTTTGTCATGCGTTGTGTCAGTTTATTTGTTTAGCTTTCAATTGAGCAGTCAGTTCTTGTTTGGCGCTGGGTTGGTCATTTTAGCCATATTCTTGTATGGCCGCCCACAGAACCAGGATAAAACTGGCCAAGCTAAGTCTGGAGCTACCGTCAAAGTCTAG
- the LOC136895920 gene encoding UDP-galactose translocator-like isoform X2: protein MQAVEFIIMSSLVRPSEGSSESRFCSLKYVSLITLTVQNASLILTIRYSRTLPGDMYITTTAVVFAEILKVLASLLILLLQKGSVRDWLHFLYSSIIGQPFDTLKLSIPALIYTVQNNLQYIAISNLDAATFQVTYQLKILTTALFSVFMLSKNLVKLQWVSLVMLFAGVSIVQLQPTNLSLNKTNPSDSEKAQVTQNPFLGLVAVIMSCLCSGFAGVYFEKIVKGSQTSVWLRNIQLGIYGTIIGIAGMYIKDGEKISDKGILFGYSTVVWIVIFMQAFGGLLVAVVVKYADNILKGFATSFAIILSCVVSVYLFSFQLSSQFLFGAGLVILAIFLYGRPQNQDKTGQAKSGATVKV from the exons ATGCAAGCGGTCGAATTCATAATTATGTCAAGTCTAGTGCGGCCGAGTGAAGGAA gttcTGAAAGTAGATTTTGTAGCTTAAAATACGTCAGTCTTATTACCCTGACAGTCCAGAATGCTTCATTGATCCTCACAATCCGCTACTCGCGAACCCTCCCAGGTGACATGTACATTACCACCACTGCAGTTGTGTTCGCAGAAATCTTGAAAGTCTTGGCCAGCCTCTTGATCCTTCTTCTCCAGAAGGGTAGCGTTCGTGATTGGCTTCATTTTCTGTACTCCTCCATCATTGGCCAACCTTTTGATACACTGAAGTTATCCATTCCCGCATTGATTTATACGGTTCAGAATAATCTGCAGTACATTGCCATATCTAACCTGGATGCTGCCACTTTTCAG GTGACCTACCAACTCAAGATTCTTACCACGGCGCTGTTCTCTGTATTTATGCTTAGCAAGAATCTTGTGAAGCTGCAGTGGGTGTCTCTTGTGATGTTGTTTGCTGGTGTCTCtattgttcaacttcaacctaCAAACTTATCGTTGAATAAAACAAACCCATCGGACAGTGAAAAAGCCCAAGTCACCCAAAACCCCTTTCTTGGTTTAGTTGCAGTCATTATGTCCTGTCTTTGTTCAGGATTTGCAG GTGTTTACTTTGAAAAAATCGTAAAAGGCTCGCAGACATCTGTGTGGCTGCGAAACATACAGTTGGGCATTTATGGAACAATCATTGGCATTGCCGGCATGTATATCAAAGATGGTGAGAAGATTTCCGACAAAGGCATCCTGTTTGGATACAGCACTGTGGTATGGATAGTCATTTTCATGCAGGCCTTTGGTGGTCTCCTTGTTGCAGTTGTGGTGAAATATGCTGACAATATCCTCAAGGGCTTTGCCACATCCTTTGCAATTATTTTGTCATGCGTTGTGTCAGTTTATTTGTTTAGCTTTCAATTGAGCAGTCAGTTCTTGTTTGGCGCTGGGTTGGTCATTTTAGCCATATTCTTGTATGGCCGCCCACAGAACCAGGATAAAACTGGCCAAGCTAAGTCTGGAGCTACCGTCAAAGTCTAG
- the LOC136895127 gene encoding uncharacterized protein, which produces MAQLARSGEKRSVDVKRELIESKSSNNDIDNEHGASGHDILEEISPDDSFPGESGYEDYEIDNIVKLKQGGPLSGLSDDQWIRDVKLMNPQGKKLQESEEWSKSHGQRELPGEGEQEQFGKGIRASGEQEITDSLKNKDAPNGNAFGTPHYMEGEVEDNMAKDQSSTQKRFTPQYAINERTFVTDNRINFMESLDEIATTTPADLEDVAQTEFEDRRPLTEFDHRRPVKGMHLFKDEQRQELTEAANDNDELRRVPGTTLPQLEVLTHTSLAEPSTETFYAENKNGAGMKPSFDKQAGERESLLLEDKGETFTKSEVFSKGVRSISGQEEIEKDNKYGEEEIGSSSRKKRNTSDNAEESLEHFHGDINISKEYGLPVPPSKVRWNLFAMAHAFGQDNSDSVYQSREGSGVNGAASRLILVFLFGGLVFVTLLGFFILFAIWPIRKYFVDIMQSHGGKDLESGQYSGDDLTSINVDRNDRFRRPVVYQDLAPETTVYQQPPSGGGKASGFIQMINRLRQKQKLGIPHDKIIAEDRRRDPRNAERRKIIKRKTSDRRSSLIQSILAAKSVIDGYTENKNFEHIASERRQKIKMGSSYLEHEATRNGRRKSFSEEVQSACSVIRPSWYDKEKMERAKEKLRIVKGQISGKRRPSLLDEIQVAKEVILESERMPTDDEEDDDVDEEQEYGGIWRSADRKPTLDQLKRLANTSRWTTADTIQ; this is translated from the exons ATGG CACAATTAGCAAGGAGTGGCGAGAAAAGGTCTGTTGATGTCAAAAGAGAATTAATTGAAAGCAAGTCTTCGAATAACGACATCGATAACGAACATGGGGCATCTGGACATGACATCCTCGAGGAAATCTCACCTGATGACAGTTTCCCAGGTGAGAGTGGTTATGAAGATTATGAGATTGACAATATTGTCAAGTTGAAACAAGGAGGACCGCTCTCAGGGCTCTCAGATGATCAATGGATAAGAGATGTAAAGTTAATGAATCCTCAAGGAAAAAAGCTTCAAGAGTCTGAAGAATGGTCAAAGAGTCATGGACAAAGGGAACTCCCTGGCGAAGGAGAGCAAGAGCAGTTTGGCAAAGGAATACGAGCGAGTGGAGAACAGGAAATCACAGACTCTTTGAAGAACAAAGACGCACCAAATGGAAACGCATTTGGAACACCGCATTACATGGAAGGTGAAGTTGAAgacaatatggcaaaagatCAGTCTTCCACACAGAAACGGTTTACACCACAATACGCAATCAATGAACGTACCTTCGTAACCGACAACAGAATTAATTTTATGGAATCTTTAGATGAAATTGCAACAACTACTCCAGCCGACCTTGAAGATGTTGCACAAACAGAATTCGAAGATCGAAGACCACTAACAGAATTCGATCATAGAAGACCTGTGAAAGGAATGCATCTGTTTAAGGACGAACAAAGGCAAGAACTTACAGAAGCTGCAAACGATAACGATGAGCTCAGACGTGTTCCCGGAACAACTCTGCCACAACTTGAAGTGTTGACACATACATCTCTCGCCGAGCCCTCGACGGAGACATTCTatgcagaaaataaaaatggcgCTGGAATGAAGCCCTCTTTTGACAAGCAAGCTGGCGAAAGAGAGAGTCTTCTTCTGGAAGACAAAGGAGAAACGTTTACAAAATCGGAAGTTTTTAGCAAAGGGGTCAGAAGTATCTCAGGTCAAGAGGAAATAGAGAAGGACAACAAGTATGGCGAAGAAGAGATTGGTTCATCTTCCAGGAAAAAACGAAATACTTCAGACAATGCGGAAGAGTCTCTCGAACATTTCCACGGAGACATCAATATTAGTAAGGAATATGGGCTCCCAGTGCCACCGTCCAAAGTCCGTTGGAATCTGTTTGCGATGGCTCATGCTTTTGGACAGGACAACAGCGATAGTGTGTACCAAAGCAGGGAAGGATCAGGTGTGAATGGGGCTGCAAGCAGACTAATCCTGGTCTTCCTCTTTGGAGGGCTCGTCTTTGTAACACTGCTTGGATTCTTCATCTTGTTTGCAATTTG GCCAATACGCAAGTACTTCGTCGACATCATGCAAAGTCATGGTGGAAAGGATCTGGAAAGTGGACAGTACTCTGGGGATGATTTGACAAGCATAAATGTGGACAGGAATGATCGATTTAGGAGACCTGTCGTATATCAAGATCTag CCCCAGAAACAACCGTCTATCAACAGCCTCCTTCGGGAGGCGGAAAGGCGTCTGGCTTCATCCAAATGATAAATCGCCTTAGACAGAAACAGAAACTTGGAATACCACATGACAAGATTATTGCCGAGGATAGGAGACGCGACCCCAGAAACGCAGAGAGGAGAAAGATCATCAAGCGGAAGACTTCGGATAGAAGAAGCTCCCTCATTCAATCTATTTTGGCTGCAAAGAGTGTCATCGACGGGTACacggaaaacaaaaattttgaacACATTGCTTCAGAACGCCGCCAGAAAATCAAGATGGGCAGTTCTTATTTGGAACACGAGGCTACGAGGAACGGTCGACGAAAATCCTTCTCCGAAGAAGTGCAATCCGCTTGCTCAGTGATAAGGCCAAGTTGGTACGACAAAGAGAAGATGGAAAGGGCCAAAGAAAAACTCCGCATTGTGAAGGGCCAAATTTCTGGAAAGAGGAGACCATCACTACTGGATGAAATTCAAGTCGCCAAGGAAGTGATACTGGAGAGCGAAAGGATG CCAACAGATGATGAGGAGGACGATGACGTTGACGAAGAACAGGAATACGGAGGAATTTGGAGG TCGGCTGATAGGAAACCAACACTCGACCAACTGaag CGGTTGGCAAATACCTCTCGCTGGACAACTGCTGACACAATACAGTGA
- the LOC136895918 gene encoding putative L-lysine 2,3-aminomutase aq_1632, protein MLRLRRTPNNFQFYRRCINRNVSSRLAQAENSQYNDKRDGSRDRETIERQEIFTPNVTGFDIQPLEWKMYTKSHIPGILNAYWPRSKSVNPLPYYAAASILPMRTNNYVVSQLIDWSAVPDDPIFQLTFPQPGMIDEKDLNHVMNCIRNNKDRVHLRKEVEKIRAKLNPHPANQKTMNVPRYDGQEMDGMQHKYRETVLFFPAEGQWCHTFCTYCFRWAQFTAVGSPQAFQSYDTVKLTNYLREHKGTTDVLFTGGDPMVMTSKQLQRYIDPLLQDPGLDHLRTIRIGTKSLAYWPYRYVTNDDADDLLRLFEKVTLSGRHLALMAHMSHPRELQSRVAQEAIRRIRMTGAVIRSQAPLIRHVNANPQVWTEMWKSQTSLGIIPYYMFVERDTGARHYFEVPLVEALRIYHEATQRVSGISRTVRGPSMSAAPGKVHVVGEAKIGDERVFVLQFLQARNPQWTGRPFFAKYDVKASWLDHLKPAFGEQKFFYESELNQMQDADNSSGVLFQ, encoded by the exons ATGCTGCGTTTAAGACGGACACcgaacaattttcaattttaccGAAGATGCATCAATCGGAACGTTTCTTCGAGATTAGCTCAAGCAGAGAACAGTCAATACAACGACAAAAGAGATGGTTCAAGAGACAGGGAAACTATAGAAAGGCAGGAAATCTTCACACCAAACGTTACAG GCTTTGATATTCAGCCCCTGGAGTGGAAAATGTACACCAAGAGTCATATACCGGGTATATTGAATGCCTATTGGCCAAGATCAAAGTCTGTGAATCCTCTTCCATATTACGCAGCGGCATCCATCCTGCCCATGCGCACTAATAATTATGTAGTATCTCAATTGATTGACTGGTCAGCGGTTCCAGACGATCCCATCTTTCAGCTCACCTTTCCTCAACCAG GAATGATAGACGAAAAGGACCTTAATCACGTGATGAATTGCATTCGGAATAACAAAGACAGAGTTCATCTCAGAAAAGAAGTGGAGAAAATTCGCGCCAAACTTAATCCTCATCCAGCCAATCAAAAGACCATGAATGTTCCACGTTATGATGGTCAAGAAATGGACGGAATGCAGCACAAGTATCGGGAAACTGTCCTGTTCTTTCCTGCAGAAG GTCAGTGGTGCCATACATTCTGTACCTACTGCTTTCGCTGGGCCCAGTTCACCGCCGTTGGATCGCCACAAGCTTTTCAGTCATATGATACCGTCAAATTGACAAATTATCTGCGTGAGCACAAAG GTACAACAGATGTGTTATTTACCGGTGGCGACCCAATGGTGATGACAAGCAAGCAGCTCCAGCGATACATCGACCCACTCCTCCAGGATCCAGGCCTTGATCATCTTAGGACTATAAGGATTGGTACCAAGTCTCTTGCTTATTGGCCTTACCGTTACGTCACAAACGATGATGCTGATGACTTGCTGAG ACTGTTTGAGAAAGTCACACTGTCAGGTCGCCATCTTGCATTAATGGCACACATGTCGCACCCACGTGAGCTCCAGTCACGTGTCGCTCAAGAAGCCATAAGACGCATCCGAATGACGGGAGCGGTTATTCGCTCACAAGCCCCTCTCATACGCCACGTTAACGCTAATCCTCAAGTATGGACTGAGATGTGGAAGAGTCAAACCTCTCTCGGAATAATTCCGTATTACATGTTTGTGGAAAGAGACACTGGGGCAAGGCATTACTTTGAAGTTCCATTGGTTGAGGCACTCCGAATCTATCACGAAGCAACACAAAGGGTTTCCGGAATTTCGCGCACGGTTCGTGGCCCGTCAATGTCGGCAGCTCCTGGAAAAGTTCACGTAGTAGGAGAAGCAAAGATCGGCGACGAAAGAGTTTtcgttttgcaatttttgcaagctcgaAATCCACAGTGGACAGGTCggccattttttgcaaaatacGACGTGAAAGCAAGCTGGTTGGATCATCTAAAACCAGCTTTCGGGGAGCAGAAGTTTTTCTATGAGAGTGAACTCAACCAAATGCAGGACGCCGATAATTCGTCTGGTGTGTTATTCCAATGA